A single genomic interval of Labrus mixtus chromosome 6, fLabMix1.1, whole genome shotgun sequence harbors:
- the LOC132975140 gene encoding microtubule-associated protein 1A-like isoform X6: MTNVQTVAVINPADKRSDAQTQEAVVTSEILTQENQSPLSHSSRTCVGESGVQSALEEAFFAAVGAALPLATPTMPEVRESERREGESVRRDSVDAVVAAIAEGERAERAEKDCEGIEESVSSAGREKEEGPLHSLPRLALICSQGERSAKEGQAASEESRKMPQNSAETERKEGPRETRSDRSADSEISPTEEACFNTSPLGLLTAPDCQDHIAAGPEGGGGGGGGGGGEEVGEKGGRVKDYTALSQPGGSPCGVSSAETETCPPTDVAESQLKSQSCREPPVASISASICTEQDRFSHSCQEQQQRCSAISPLSTHPEQVSSDTDLTQNLILEEALSFLRPFTETERHRSQVFPSPRPLLSSQQILQASSDQQVRPRSSKTEEAAEVQPQTESNSDSSGVSVHACDSSRGRNLRVHFEDTVKKDSDPSADFRNMEFASLPPVTVHESLHYPVVEASYTFPGFLSLRKPDFITNAAPTKGEKAIRSSTEKEGCGHTQDAKKDLKKDRSESETEACKTQLSCPAMKNPDGNKECFDLPQTTSVAVPEGDRLIVEQVSAEVAKQFEEKKGGEKEGDNSHAQSEVRPQDSAKVEEKAGKQRLLTSSSVLPPETVTCKPLNDVTDELPVELLSSGLDPGSKPEMLNSASPQTKPCDPSFQPSTKSDQTPPSGQTNTSESKTHSADLTTDESATSEAAAASDESIPAIEQCASNPAFVPRPPGPMLSHLEFIRDGDVSPPPEQTDGGTKVSAEVKGDNDRKVAQDNVKEDMTCPKLEDTNYAALSNSAMNHGNIASSKEENVTPPIQPPGAVGGSDNVISLSHTKSDSSVGIKPVICESSIKDDVTVVSCPLAFSLRTNEEIKQNKEKQNVDYQTSTPAVRKEDEQLDEATENNQKETEDSSEMQTGNTTTQPSNEADKETVEERGDLQPSHKHKVEKAESPIKDTTKEGGEITSKSHTDASSLSPDRDRPAGSSHDTPKAKMQPGSETHKTPTLNLKYSPDRDSAQDLSGQSQSAADPNCFAQQQEQLASEHPTEELSGVCLEGKETTNGQVRLAQTPVVHVEEGDGSVRRSCQSGSRDELTGDDKERVMDLRKGGGDEGEAAAALDRVYVTSHLASDLNERGSAAEENDLELITSHSLVGETKQATDDNKGQTLGVAGSVTVSASEAELVSDLSGKGQQKSKQLSACQDHNENPKTSKNTAVSVESASHRREASPFRIPASSKVGADSSDIHAEVHTPSAKQADQKLQKDYSEKSHSGATEECDIQGAKCEPFELQSSVTQSSTEAETAIKGPDVEEITEEDKAALGRDKADSQGMDQSGIKVVNNEATQKEKGVQDEGSGFGSVKDSDLSESEQPQSSSDSIGLLKETENSNDLANQITVDTQSSISSKCLDDFASTSPAAKPHDEVVLPEPAQNSVVKPIAAASQSEVRPVEEVTSCISAVSVNKESPAAGPRAPQPETNWIRALKEAALDSQSKEEKTEKTARRFPSLESPQEFLTPSEEIDAPLRHEESPPPEKEIPPLRKPVDLPEPLNKTTEIPPLKKPVDLPEPLNKTTEIPPLRKPVDLPEPLNKTTEIPPLKKPVDLPEPLNKTTEIPPLKKPVDLPEPLNKTTEIPPLKKPVDLPEPLNKTTEIPPLKKPVDLPEPLKKTSELLEPRRSTQVELPKETEKVELSEQTKEEPKDCQEPKQSTEETLPVGTEPVELVEKVEFPEPTQSTTEEFPEDAESVELSGPIEKAEELSEQTQSTNTVELQQETNTVELQQETNTVELSEQIDKEEEPQEELQEPEREPVPSLEPAQETAESFEPTESTATLSEPIKNEEPEPIKSTAEHQEPGLTEEPEDKPAEIPPEEPNLEDPTEESAGTDILQDLAEALQDSGPPLVEQAEKGDRAAASAPPPTSESCILPAFPSHLHDITEFPTPPPTPPERLTFDSLPTPPASPTFPPPPPPDPASPPPAPASPPLPPADQGEDHLPASAPFNPPLRSSDSDGAFETPESTTPVKAASPTEPQTQHLPFDDIAGADFSFSDPASDLTSADRPCRSPSIVFDEDRPIAASGTYNIEVLASDTSTHTLTRSQSLQGGELDADADGSLIEGSTAGGFHLHSESFSVGTESAPGTLHRPKKVRPGSLKKKPFLRQNSNPESPRPASSGGTPEINRRAKPRTASPLQAQEEADGGSATPSPGGTLRKTRKSRVVTPPPLPEETGHTIPALPLCQEETPPPCSPPNREESPIPPATSYQWDPDNFDNIDPFKTGGSKIANSPVLGRKDPVCAAVSEPPESPAVSAVEPSPPSPPATADPEEQPILPKRQPVRLEFDYSEEGSEASHRASPPPPKKVGKKPGGKMPLRKPKLGLKKAAPAQSEQLDNNPPDSRNGNDEEIPVHKGSYNFEPDKWDDPNFNPFSPKKGVGNSPKLPRPSHSFNSDDFDDSIDPFKSTNKMADSPPKASASFDLSSSDFDNENENDNVAELGDQNQNKPAKKKKTPIKSKSRGVSSLCCLFNTFRVKRSPKKSPLSELCQDPPPADEPSSLHTQDDHATDEEKLASSTGHKWNLHDMEADLNSDQQDFPQPSDLTSFVNESSLPHRAPAQDYEIEYMEKIGSSSPPLSLKKPSLYLKLDSVSDSLTKNMHDHGSEPGSPCTGSFEEMEAQISAGMKMPVLSTRPGPEGSAGDKGRKRESESLSRTQSTERDEQPPVEAPAPAPAPAMPPLDMLSECDDPLQYLESDLAETNPTAFAQKLQSRLKKPSNRRWNINGSPLLKALFGGIVSLGQSSEQKLPPQSDITHRDLSSPVESAVSKNSLYTRTNSSSYIDGESPHLPGELDHSLGIAREEIVSKEKEVLEWQRKYEDSRQEVVEMRRIVSEYEKTIAQMIGEFKDDQKEKSLSHHTIQQLIMEKDQALSDLNSVEKSLADLFRRYEKMKDVLEGYRKNEEVLKKCAQEYLSRVRKEEQRYQALKIHAEEKLDRANSEIAQVRVKAKQEQAAYQASVRKEQMKVDSLERTLEQKNKEIEELTKICDELIAKMGRS, translated from the exons ATGACAAATGTCCAAACAGTTGCAGTTATCAATCCTGCTGATAAGAGATcagatgcacaaacacaggagGCTGTAGTTACCTCAGAGATACTCACACAGGAGAATCAGAGCCCACTCTCCCACAGCAGCAGAACTTGTGTGGGAGAGAGCGGCGTGCAGAGTGCCCTTGAAGAGGCTTTTTTCGCGGCGGTTGGTGCTGCGTTGCCACTGGCAACACCCACGATGCCAGAAgtgagagaaagcgagagaagagagggagaaagcgTGAGGCGTGATTCAGTAGATGCTGTAGTGGCAGCAATCGCGGAGGGTGAGCGAGCAGAAAGAGCGGAGAAGGATTGTGAAGGGATAGAAGAATCTGTCAGCTCTGCAGGCcgagagaaagaagaaggacCCCTGCACAGCCTCCCTCGGCTCGCGTTAATCTGTTCACAGGGGGAGCGCTCAGCCAAGGAGGGACAGGCTGCATCTGAGGAAAGCAGAAAAATGCCACAAAACTCTGCAGAGacggagaggaaggaaggaccgAGGGAGACGAGGAGCGATCGCAGTGCAGACTCAGAGATCTCACCAACAGAAGAAGCCTGTTTCAATACTTCTCCCCTTGGGCTACTTACTGCTCCTGATTGTCAGGATCACATTGCTGCAGGAccggaggggggaggaggaggaggaggaggaggaggaggagaggaggtgggagagaaaggagggcGAGTTAAAGATTACACTGCTCTCAGCCAGCCAGGAGGCTCTCCTTGTGGGGTGTCATCGGCCGAGACTGAGACGTGTCCGCCCACCGATGTTGCCGAGTCACAGCTGAAATCACAGAGCTGCCGGGAGCCGCCGGTCGCTTCTATCTCTGCGAGCATCTGCACCGAGCAGGACCGTTTCTCTCACTCCTgccaggagcagcagcagcgttgCTCAGCGATTTCCCCTCTCTCCACTCATCCTGAACAAGTCTCCAGCGACACAGATCTCACACAGAATCTGATTTTGGAAGAAGCACTTTCTTTTTTACGACCCTTtacagagacggagagacacCGCAGCCAAGTTTTTCCTTCCCCTCGGCCTCTGTTGTCTTCACAACAAATCCTGCAAGCGAGCAGCGATCAACAGGTACGACCGAGAAGTAGCAAAACAGAAGAGGCGGCTGAAGTTCAACCCCAGACAGAGAGCAATAGTGACAGTTCTGGAGTAAGTGTGCACGCGTGTGACAGCAGCAGGGGACGCAACCTCAGAGTTCATTTTGAGGACACGGTGAAGAAAGACAGCGATCCCTCGGCGGATTTCAGAAACATGGAGTTCGCCTCTTTGCCTCCGGTGACCGTGCATGAGAGTTTGCACTATCCTGTCGTCGAAGCCAGCTACACTTTCCCAGGATTCCTCAGCCTGAGGAAACCGGATTTCATCACAAATGCAGCTCCTACCAAGGGTGAAAAAGCAATACGGAGCAGTACGGAGAAAGAGGGGTGTGGACACACTCAAGATGCCAAGAAGGACCTTAAAAAGGATCGGTCAGAGTCTGAGACCGAGGCCTGCAAAACACAGCTCTCATGTCCTGCCATGAAGAATCCGGATGGTAATAAAGAATGTTTTGACCTTCCACAAACGACGAGTGTTGCTGTACCCGAGGGCGATCGTCTGATAGTTGAGCAGGTGTCTGCAGAGGTGGCAAAGCAATTCGAAGAGAAGAAGGGAGGCGAGAAAGAGGGCGATAATTCACACGCTCAGTCTGAAGTCCGGCCTCAGGATTCTGCTAAAGTTGAAGAAAAAGCAGGTAAGCAGCGACTTCTGACCTCATCATCTGTGCTTCCACCTGAAACTGTTACCTGCAAGCCTTTAAATGATGTCACCGACGAGTTACCTGTTGAGCTACTCTCTTCTGGCCTTGACCCCGGTTCAAAACCTGAAATGTTGAACTCAGCCTCCCCTCAGACAAAGCCTTGTGACCCCAGTTTCCAGCCTTCCACAAAGTCAGATCAAACACCTCCCTCTGGACAAACGAACACCAGCGAATCCAAAACTCACTCCGCTGATCTCACAACGGATGAATCAGCGACTTCAGAAGCAGCAGCGGCCTCTGACGAGTCAATTCCCGCTATCGAGCAATGTGCCAGTAATCCTGCTTTTGTGCCGCGGCCTCCTGGCCCGATGTTGAGTCACTTGGAGTTCATTAGAGACGGtgatgtctctcctcctcctgagcaGACAGACGGCGGCACTAAAGTCTCTGCAGAAGTTAAAGGCGACAATGACAGGAAAGTGGCACAAGATAATGTTAAAGAAGATATGACTTGTCCTAAACTGGAGGATACAAATTATGCTGCGTTGTCGAATTCTGCAATGAATCATGGGAATATTGCATCttcaaaagaggaaaatgtgaCTCCTCCGATTCAGCCTCCTGGTGCAGTGGGCGGATCCGATAATGTAATTTCTCTATCACACACCAAGTCAGACTCCTCCGTTGGCATTAAACCTGTAATTTGTGAATCATCCATTAaggatgatgtcactgttgtcaGCTGCCCGCTCGCATTCAGCCTGCGTACAAACGAGGAAattaaacagaacaaagagaaacaaaacgtGGATTATCAGACTTCTACGCCTGCTGTAAGAAAGGAAGATGAACAGCTTGACGAGGCAACAGAGAACAATCAGAAGGAAACAGAAGACAGCAGTGAGatgcaaacaggaaacacaacaacacagccgaGTAATGAGGCTGATAAAGAGACTgtggaggaaagaggagacctGCAGCcatcacataaacacaaagtaGAAAAAGCTGAATCACCAATAAAGGATACAACAAAGGAGGGTGGAGAAATCACATCTAAAAGCCACACAGATGCATCTTCCTTATCtcctgacagagacagaccAGCAGGGTCATCTCATGACACACCAAAAGCTAAGATGCAGCCTGGTAGTGAGACTCACAAAACTCCAACATTGAACCTGAAATACAGCCCTGACAGGGATTCGGCACAAGATTTGAGCGGCCAATCGCAGTCTGCAGCAGATCCAAACTGCTTTGCTCAGCAACAGGAGCAACTGGCGTCAGAACATCCCACAGAGGAGCTGTCAGGTGTCTGTTTAGAGGGAAAGGAAACAACTAACGGTCAGGTCAGGCTGGCCCAGACGCCGGTGGTTCATGTGGAGGAAGGAGACGGCTCTGTCAGGCGGTCATGTCAGTCAGGAAGCAGGGATGAGCTGACAGGAGATGACAAGGAACGAGTGATGGATTTaaggaaaggtggaggagatgaaggGGAAGCTGCAGCAGCGCTCGACAGGGTTTATGTGACGTCTCACCTTGCCAGTGATTTAAATGAGAGAGGAAGTGCTGCTGAGGAAAATGACTTAGAGCTAATCACTTCTCACTCTCTTGTAGGAGAGACAAAACAGGCGACGGACGACAATAAAGGCCAGACTTTAGGGGTAGCCGGGTCGGTTACAGTTTCTGCGTCAGAAGCTGAGCTTGTGAGTGATCTGAGCGGTAAAGGTCagcaaaaaagcaaacaattaAGCGCCTGTCAGGACCATAATGAAAACCCCAAGACGTCAAAGAACACCGCTGTATCTGTCGAGTCTGCATCACACAGACGTGAGGCTTCACCTTTCCGAATTCCTGCTTCATCAAAGGTCGGCGCGGACAGTTCTGACATTCATGCAGAAGTTCATACTCCAAGTGCAAAGCAGGCCGACCAAAAGCTGCAAAAAGATTACAGTGAGAAAAGCCACAGCGGTGCAACCGAGGAGTGTGACATTCAGGGTGCAAAGTGTGAGCCTTTTGAGCTGCAAAGCTCagtcacacagagcagcacagaaGCAGAGACAGCCATAAAAGGCCCTGATGTAGAGGAGATCACAGAGGAGGATAAAGCAGCTTTGGGACGAGACAAAGCCGACAGCCAGGGGATGGATCAAAGTGGGATAAAAGTAGTAAACAATGAAgcaacacagaaagagaaaggtgTTCAGGATGAAGGCAGTGGCTTTGGGTCAGTTAAAGATTCAGACCTGAGTGAAAGTGAGCAGCCCCAAAGCAGCAGTGATAGCATTGGTCTTttgaaggaaacagaaaatagCAATGATTTAGCAAATCAAATAACTGTGGATACTCAATCTAGTATTTCATCAAAGTGCCTGGATGATTTTGCCTCAACATCTCCTGCAGCGAAGCCTCATGACGAGGTGGTATTGCCCGAGCCCGCCCAAAACAGTGTTGTAAAACCCATCGCTGCTGCTTCCCAATCTGAAGTAAGACCAGTGGAAGAAGTTACTTCCTGCATCTCTGCTGTGTCTGTGAATAAAGAGAGTCCTGCTGCTGGACCACGAGCCCCACAACCAGAGACAAACTGGATCAGAGCTCTAAAAGAAGCTGCACTCGATTCTCAgagtaaagaagagaaaacagagaagacgGCAAG ACGCTTCCCGTCTCTGGAGTCCCCTCAAGAGTTTCTCACTCCGAGTGAGGAGATAGACGCACCTCTGAGGCACGAGGAGAGCCCACCTCCGGAGAAAGAGATCCCCCCTTTGAGGAAGCCGGTGGATCTTCCTGAGCCTCTAAACAAGACCACAGAGATCCCCCCTTTGAAGAAGCCGGTGGATCTTCCTGAGCCTTTAAACAAGACCACAGAGATCCCCCCTTTGAGGAAGCCGGTGGATCTTCCTGAGCCTCTAAACAAGACCACAGAGATCCCCCCTTTGAAGAAGCCGGTGGATCTTCCTGAGCCTCTAAACAAGACCACAGAGATCCCCCCTTTGAAGAAGCCGGTGGATCTTCCTGAGCCTCTAAACAAGACCACAGAGATCCCCCCTTTGAAGAAGCCGGTGGATCTTCCTGAGCCTCTAAACAAGACCACAGAGATCCCCCCTTTGAAGAAGCCGGTGGATCTTCCTGAGCCTTTGAAAAAGACATCAGAGCTCCTAGAACCAAGACGGAGCACACAAGTAGAGCTCccgaaagaaacagagaaagtaGAGCTCTCTGAACAAACCAAGGAGGAACCAAAGGACTGCCAAGAACCAAAACAGAGCACAGAAGAAACTCTCCCAGTAGGAACAGAGCCAGTAGAGCTCGTCGAGAAAGTCGAGTTTCCAGAACCAACACAGAGCACAACAGAAGAGTTCCCAGAGGATGCAGAGTCGGTAGAGCTCTCAGGACCGATTGAGAAAGCAGAAGAGCtttcagaacaaacacagagcacaaaTACAGTAGAGCTCCAACAAGAAACAAATACAGTAGAGCTCCAACAAGAAACAAATACAGTAGAGCTCTCAGAACAAATCGACAAAGAGGAAGAGCCTCAAGAGGAGCTTCAGGAACCAGAAAGAGAGCCGGTACCTTCTCTAGAACCAGCGCAAGAAACAGCTGAGTCCTTCGAGCCAACAGAAAGCACAGCAACATTGTCAGAGccaataaaaaatgaagaaccAGAACCAATAAAGAGCACAGCAGAGCACCAAGAGCCGGGTCTGACAGAGGAGCCAGAGGACAAACCTGCGGAGATCCCACCTGAGGAGCCCAACTTGGAAGATCCAACCGAGGAGTCTGCAGGGACCGACATATTACAGGATCTCGCTGAGGCGCTACAGGACAGCGG GCCCCCCCTCGTTGAGCAGGCAGAGAAAGGTGACCGTGCCGCTGCCTCGGCCCCACCTCCGACCTCAGAATCCTGCATCCTGCCTGCCTTCCCGTCTCACCTTCACGACATCACAGAGTTCCCCACTCCTCCTCCCACACCCCCGGAGAGGCTCACCTTCGACTCTCTACCAACCCCACCTGCATCCCCcactttccctcctcctcctcctcctgatcctgcatctcctcctccagctcctgcatctcctcctctacctcctgcTGACCAGGGTGAGGACCACCTCCCTGCCTCTGCACCCTTCAACCCCCCTTTAAG GAGCTCAGACTCTGATGGAGCGTTTGAGACGCCTGAATCCACGACTCCAGTGAAGGCCGCTTCTCCCACAGAGCCGCAAACACAACATCTACCATTCGATGACATAG caggagcagacTTCTCGTTCTCTGATCCCGCCTCTGACTTGACCTCGGCCGACCGACCCTGCAGATCCCCGTCTATCGTCTTCGATGAGGACCGGCCCATTGCAGCGAGCGGGACTTACAACATTGAAGTTTTGGCTTCAGACACGTCGACTCACACTCTAACGCGTTCTCAGAGTCTCCAGGGAGGGGAGCTCGACGCCGATGCTGACGGCAGTCTGATCGAAGGATCGACGGCGGGAGGTTTTCATTTACATTCTGAGTCCTTCAGCGTGGGGACCGAGAGCGCACCCGGGACCCTCCACAGGCCGAAGAAAGTCCGCCCGGGGTCTTTGAAAAAGAAACCGTTCCTAAGACAGAACTCCAACCCGGAGAGTCCGAGGCCGGCGTCATCCGGCGGCACCCCGGAGATCAACAGGAGGGCAAAGCCGAGAACCGCCAGCCCCCTGCAGGCTCAGGAGGAGGCCGACGGAGGATCTGCGACCCCGAGTCCCGGAGGAACACTCAGAAAGACCAGGAAGAGCCGAGTggtgactcctccccctctccccgaGGAGACCGGTCACACAATCCCCGCCTTACCCTTGTGCCAGGAGGAGACTCCTCCGCCTTGTAGTCCACCGAACAGAGAGGAATCCCCCATCCCTCCGGCGACCTCCTACCAATGGGATCCAGATAACTTTGACAACATCGACCCTTTCAAAACTGGAGGAAGTAAAATAGCAAATTCCCCCGTCCTGGGCCGTAAAGACCCCGTGTGCGCCGCCGTTTCTGAACCTCCAGAAAGCCCCGCTGTCTCCGCTGTAGAGCCGAGTCCTCCGAGTCCTCCAGCGACCGCCGACCCCGAAGAGCAGCCCATCCTCCCCAAACGTCAGCCAGTAAGGCTGGAGTTTGACTACTCGGAGGAGGGCAGCGAGGCGTCCCACAGGGCCTCTCCTCCCCCGCCCAAGAAAGTGGGCAAGAAGCCGGGTGGCAAGATGCCTCTGAGGAAACCGAAGCTGGGTCTGAAGAAGGCCGCTCCGGCGCAGAGCGAGCAGCTGGACAACAACCCTCCAGACTCTCGCAACGGAAACGATGAAGAGATCCCCGTTCACAAAGGGTCGTACAACTTTGAACCCGACAAGTGGGACGATCCAAACTTCAACCCGTTCAGCCCGAAGAAAGGCGTCGGCAACTCGCCCAAACTCCCCAGGCCGTCTCATAGCTTCAACTCCGACGACTTCGACGACTCGATAGACCCGTTCAAATCCACCAACAAGATGGCCGACTCTCCTCCTAAGGCGTCCGCCTCGTTCGACCTGTCGTCCAGCGACTTTGACAACGAGAACGAGAATGACAATGTCGCAGAACTGGGCGACCAAAATCAGAACAAACcggccaagaagaagaaaactccCATCAAATC GAAGTCCAGGGGTGTGTCTTCTCTATGTTGTCTGTT tAACACTTTCAGAGTGAAGCGGTCGCCCAAGAAATCTCCGCTGTCTGAACTTTGTCAG GATCCTCCGCCTGCAGATGAGCCCTCCTCCCTCCACACGCAGGACGACCACGCCACCGACGAGGAGAAGCTGGCCTCTTCCACGGGTCACAAGTGGAACCTGCACGACATGGAGGCGGACCTGAACTCTGACCAGCAGGACTTCCCTCAGCCGAGCGACCTCACGTCCTTTGTGAACGAGAGCAGTCTTCCTCATCGGGCTCCAG cacAAGACTATGAAATCGAGTACATGGAGAAGATCGGCTCCTCCTCGCCT CCGCTGTCCCTGAAGAAGCCGTCTTTGTACCTGAAGCTGGACTCTGTGTCGGACAGCTTAACCAAGAACATGCACGATCATGGATCAGAGCCCGGCTCCCCCTGCACAGG GAGTTTTGAGGAGATGGAAGCCCAGATCTCGGCGGGTATGAAGATGCCGGTCCTGAGCACACGGCCCGGTCCCGAGGGCTCCGCCGGGGATAAGGGCAGGAAGCGAGAGAGCGAGTCGCTCAGCCGAACGCAGAGCACAGAGAGGGACGAGCAG CCCCCCGTGGAGGCTCCGGCTCCAGCCCCGGCCCCGGCTATGCCCCCGTTAGACATGCTGTCCGAGTGCGACGACCCCCTGCAGTACCTGGAGTCCGACCTGGCCGAGACCAACCCCACCGCATTCGCCCAAAAACTACAG TCTCGACTCAAGAAACCCAGCAATCGTCGGTGGAATATCAACGGTTCACCCTTACTCAAA